CTGCCGGTCGCGCCGAGCGGCGGCTGACCGGCTCGACCGGCTCGACCGGCTCGACCGGATCGACCGGCTCCCGACGACGTGCCCCGACGGAGCGCTGACGGAGCGCTGCCCCTGCCCCCTACCCGTGCCCCTCGTCCTCCCGCTGCCGCCGCAACCGCTCCAACGCGGCCCCGTTCCCCTCCTGCTCCAGCGCCCGCCGCATGGTCTCCACCTTCTCCTCGGGCAGGTGGGGCGCGAGCAGCGGCACGGCGGGGTCCACGACCGCCTCGACCACCACCGGCCGGTCGGCGTGGAACGCCTCGCGCCACGCCTCGCCCACCCCGTCCGGCGAGTCGACCCGGATGCCGCGCAGCCCCAGCAGCTCGGCGTACGCGGCGTAGGGGAACTCCGGCACCCGCTGCGAGGTCGGGAAGCGCGGGTCGCCCTCCATCTCGCGCTGCTCCCAGCTGACCTCGTTCAGGTCGCGGTTGTGCAGCACCAGCACCACGAACCGGGGATCGGCCCAGGTGCGCCACCGGTCGGCCACGGTGATCAGCTCCAGCAGCCCGTTCATCTGCATCGCGCCGTCACCCGCCAGGGCCACCACGGGCCGGTCGGGCGCGTCCAGCTTCGCGGCCAGGCCGTAGGGCAGGGCGCAGCCCATCGACGCCAGGTAGCTGGACGTGTGCGCGGGCACGCCGCGCGGCAGGGCGAGGTGGCGGGCGTACCAGTAGGTGGTGGAGCCGACGTCCACCGCGACCCGCGCGTCCGGGGGCAGGTGGCCGGACAGCTCGTGCACGACCAGCTCGGGGTTGAGCGGGTCGGCGGGGGCCTGGGCGCGTTCCCCGGCGATGCGCCGCCACCGGGCCACGCCGTCGAACACGCGCCGCTCCCAGTCGCGGTCGGGGTTGCGCTCCAGCAGCGGCAGCAGCGCGCGCAGCGTCTCGGCGGTGTCACCCACCAGGGGTACTTCGACCGGGTACTTGCTGCCCACCACGCGGGCCTCGATGTCGATCTGCACGGCCCGCGCCTGCCCGGGCTCGGGGTAGAACTCGGTCCACGGGTCGTTGCTGCCGACGATGAGCAGCGTGTCGCAGCCGGCCATCAGCTCGGCCGAGGCGGTGGTGCCCAGGTGGCCCATGACCCCGGTGTGCCACGGGGCGTCCTCCGGCACGACCGGCTTGCCCACCAGCGACGCGGTCACGCCCGCGCCCAGCACGTCGACCACCTCGGCGACCTCGCGCTCCGCGCCCGCCGCGCCGCGCCCGACCAGCAGCGCGACCTTCCGACCGGCGCCCAGCACCTCGGCGGCGCGGCGCAGGTCGTCCTGGCGCGGCAGCACGCGGGGCCGGGCGGTGACCGCCGAGGAGGGCACGACACCGTGGGTGTGCGGCAGGTCCTCGACGGCGTCGGCGCGCTGCACGTCGTGCGGCACGATCAGGCACGTGGGGGTGCGCTCGGCGATGGCGGTGCGCATCGCGTTGTCCAGCAGCACCGGCAGCTGCTCGGGGGCGAAGACCGTCTGGAGGTACTGGCCGCACACGTCCTTGAACAGCGAGTGCAGGTCCACCTCCTGGAGGTAGCCGGTGCCCAGCGCGGTGGACACGACCTGGCCGACGACCGCCACCACGGGGCGGCGGTCCAGCTTGGCGTCGTAGAGCCCGTTGAGCAGGTGGATCGCCC
This portion of the Saccharothrix syringae genome encodes:
- a CDS encoding thiamine pyrophosphate-requiring protein; translation: MGSTVADALVRRLRTWGVPRVFGYAGDGIDPILAALRRADGDPEFVPVRHEEMAAFMASGHAKYTGRVGVCLATQGPGAIHLLNGLYDAKLDRRPVVAVVGQVVSTALGTGYLQEVDLHSLFKDVCGQYLQTVFAPEQLPVLLDNAMRTAIAERTPTCLIVPHDVQRADAVEDLPHTHGVVPSSAVTARPRVLPRQDDLRRAAEVLGAGRKVALLVGRGAAGAEREVAEVVDVLGAGVTASLVGKPVVPEDAPWHTGVMGHLGTTASAELMAGCDTLLIVGSNDPWTEFYPEPGQARAVQIDIEARVVGSKYPVEVPLVGDTAETLRALLPLLERNPDRDWERRVFDGVARWRRIAGERAQAPADPLNPELVVHELSGHLPPDARVAVDVGSTTYWYARHLALPRGVPAHTSSYLASMGCALPYGLAAKLDAPDRPVVALAGDGAMQMNGLLELITVADRWRTWADPRFVVLVLHNRDLNEVSWEQREMEGDPRFPTSQRVPEFPYAAYAELLGLRGIRVDSPDGVGEAWREAFHADRPVVVEAVVDPAVPLLAPHLPEEKVETMRRALEQEGNGAALERLRRQREDEGHG